In the Bacillus amyloliquefaciens DSM 7 = ATCC 23350 genome, GACAACACCGTTTCGGTTGAAACATTCAATCCAATCATTGTCCTTGATATCCGTGTCCTCTGCGTCATCTTTATTCATCCACACGGTCGGCCCTCCGCGGAACAGCGTCAGCATCGGCAGGGAATCGAAATACATGCTGTGGACGGACCATTTATTATGCGGCGTCAAATAGTTGAGGACGATTTCTTTCCCCTCCTGATCAGGCCGCTTGCTCAGAAACGGACGGTGCTGAAGGATCGGTTTAAATGTCGCCATCGTTTCACCGAATTCCATCATCAGTTCATGATCGACATAGTAGGATTGTCTGCCCGTCAGTGTCCGCCATGGGATTAATTTTTCCACATTTGTCGTAAACGGCGAGTATCTGCGCCCCCCTTTTTCTGAGCCGGTAAAGGCCGGAGAGGTGATGACCGTTTTCGGCTGGGCTGTAATTTGCTCGAACGTAAAGCATTCTTCCTCCCGCTCTTCCGCAAGGTCTTTCAGCTTCAGATTTGTGATGTTTTCAAGTGACTCCCATGCTTTGACGGCGACTTTTCCATTTGAAGTGGACGACAGGGTTAAAATCGCTTCCGCCGCCTGCTTTGCTTCACTTATATTCGGGCATCCCTTTGCAACACTGTCCGTTTCGGTTTCTCCCAGTCTCTTTTTGAGTGATTCATATTCATCGGCTATCGACCAGCTCATGCCTTTTGTTCCGCTCGGTTTTAAAGCAGCGTTTGGACCGAGCGCGGTCATTTTATGAAAAATATGCTTGTAATCCCGTTCGACGACTTGGATATTCGGCATCGTTTTTCCCGGAATCGCTTCACATTCACCTTTGCTCCAGTCATTGATTTTGCCGAACGGCTGGGCCAATTCCTGCATGGTGTCATGAAGGAGCGGCGTCGCGACAACCTCTTTCACCGGCTCCATCTCGACTTCTTCCGCAAGATCGGAAACCGCTTTTGAGAGGGCTTTGAAAATATCCCAGTCTGACCTCGATTCCCACGGTGCCGAGATGGCCGGAGCAAAAGGGTGAATGAACGGATGCATATCCGTACTGCTGAGATCGTGTTTTTCATACCATGTCGCCGCCGGCAGCACGATATCGGAATACAGCGCCGTACCCGCCATTCGAAAATCAAGATTGATTAACAAGTCAAGCTTTCCTTCCGGCGCCTGCTCCCGCCATTTGATTTCTTCAGGACGGATGCTGTCGCTGTCGTCATTCATCAAACCGTTTGTCGTCCCCAGCAGATGCTTGAGAAAATATTCGTGCCCTTTTCCTGAGCTGGAGATCAGATTGGCCCGCCATACGAAGAGATTCCTTGGGAAGTTCACTTCATTGTCAGGATCTTCAATCGCGAATTTCAGCTTTTTCTCTTGAAGCTGTGAGGCCACGTACGCACCGACGTCTTCTGGTGCCGCCGCCCCCGCTTTTTCAGCTTCTTTGTACAAATCAATGCCGTTTTGATTGAATGTCGGATAAGACGGCAGCCATCCTAATCTGGCAGCCAGCACATTGTAATCAGCGTGATGCTTGTAGCGGGATGACGCAGCAATCGGTGAAGCCAAATCGCTGATCGGCTGGTCCTCATAACGCCACTGATCTGTCTCAAAGTAGAAAAATGAGGTGCCGTTTTGCTGCTTAGGCACGCCTTCCCAGTCCTTTGCAGTTGCAATCGTCTGCCATCCTTCAGCGGGACGGAGCTTTTCCTGTCCCACATAATGAGCCCAGCCTCCGCCGTTTACGCCTTGCGCGCCTACGAGTAAAACAAGATTTAACACCGCACGGTAGATCGTGTCGGAGTTGAACCAGTGGTTGATCCCCGCCCCGACGATAATCATGGATCTGCCGTCCGTATCGATCGCATTTTGGGCAAACTCCCTGGCAATCTGAATGACGGCTTCTCTTTTAATTCCTGTGATCCGTTCCTGCCAGCCAGGTGTAAACGGACGAGGATCATCATAGGATACAGCTGCTTGTTTGCCGATGCCCCGGTTCACGCCGTAGTTGGCCAATATCAAGTCAAACACGGTCGTGACGTACACCTCTTCGCCATTCAGGTTTACTTTTTTAATCGGAAGATCCCGCTCAAGCACTTTGTTTCCGTCATTTGAAAAATACGGAATGCGCACCGTGCCAATTTCGTCCTCTATTCCAAGTACAGAGAGACGGGGCTCGATCTGTTCCCCGGTGTCTTCATC is a window encoding:
- a CDS encoding nitrate reductase subunit alpha, with the translated sequence MKKKKMSPLFRRLNYFSPIEHHSNNHSQTTQEDRDWENVYRNRWQYDKVVRSTHGVNCTGSCSWNIYVKNGIVTWEGQNLNYPSTGPDMPDFEPRGCPRGASFSWYIYSPLRVKYPYVRGVLINLWREALQAHQNPLDAWKSIVEHPEKAKSYKQARGKGGFVRAEWPEVLKLISASLLYTVMKYGPDRNVGFSPIPAMSMISHASGSRFMSLMGGPMLSFYDWYADLPPASPQIWGDQTDVPESSDWYNSGYIITWGSNVPLTRTPDAHFLAEARYKGAKVISVSPDFAESSKFADDWLSIRQGTDGALAMATGHVILQEFYVNQETEHFIKYAKQYTDFPFLVTLSKKNGVYTAGRFLHAKDIGRQTKHDQWKPAVWNEQTGAFAIPQGTMGSRWDGQKKWNLHMIDEDTGEQIEPRLSVLGIEDEIGTVRIPYFSNDGNKVLERDLPIKKVNLNGEEVYVTTVFDLILANYGVNRGIGKQAAVSYDDPRPFTPGWQERITGIKREAVIQIAREFAQNAIDTDGRSMIIVGAGINHWFNSDTIYRAVLNLVLLVGAQGVNGGGWAHYVGQEKLRPAEGWQTIATAKDWEGVPKQQNGTSFFYFETDQWRYEDQPISDLASPIAASSRYKHHADYNVLAARLGWLPSYPTFNQNGIDLYKEAEKAGAAAPEDVGAYVASQLQEKKLKFAIEDPDNEVNFPRNLFVWRANLISSSGKGHEYFLKHLLGTTNGLMNDDSDSIRPEEIKWREQAPEGKLDLLINLDFRMAGTALYSDIVLPAATWYEKHDLSSTDMHPFIHPFAPAISAPWESRSDWDIFKALSKAVSDLAEEVEMEPVKEVVATPLLHDTMQELAQPFGKINDWSKGECEAIPGKTMPNIQVVERDYKHIFHKMTALGPNAALKPSGTKGMSWSIADEYESLKKRLGETETDSVAKGCPNISEAKQAAEAILTLSSTSNGKVAVKAWESLENITNLKLKDLAEEREEECFTFEQITAQPKTVITSPAFTGSEKGGRRYSPFTTNVEKLIPWRTLTGRQSYYVDHELMMEFGETMATFKPILQHRPFLSKRPDQEGKEIVLNYLTPHNKWSVHSMYFDSLPMLTLFRGGPTVWMNKDDAEDTDIKDNDWIECFNRNGVVVARAVLSHRIPKGMAFMHHAQDRHINVPGTKLTNNRGGTHNSPTRIHVKPTQMIGGYAQLSYGFNYYGPTGNQRDLNVVIRKLKEVDWLED